Proteins encoded by one window of bacterium:
- a CDS encoding undecaprenyl/decaprenyl-phosphate alpha-N-acetylglucosaminyl 1-phosphate transferase: protein MMMASNFGIVLLAFFLALGLTPLAGKLAVKLKIIDHPDTKLKKHKNPVPYLGGLAVYLAFITTLVVFKIWESSTVIGVVGVVSGTSLIVILGLIDDKFKLSPAVKFIGQTMAALILIACNMRLQFIHHPGISVFLSVLWVVGVTNAMNLIDIMDGLASGISIVAAVIFFAIAMENGRFNDMYITAALGGALLGFLPYNFPKAKIYLGDTGALMLGFVLASIAMGESYSKTNPLAVLAPILILGVPIFDTLFIMFLRHRRGVSMFRGSPDHLALRMVKLGLTKQKTVWLLWGIGLGLGLVAYLTIQVPVHWSLMIYLTVGLLALFTAERMGSFSMEKK, encoded by the coding sequence ATGATGATGGCATCGAATTTTGGAATTGTTCTATTGGCGTTTTTTTTGGCGCTTGGGCTGACACCCTTGGCTGGGAAACTGGCTGTTAAACTTAAAATAATTGATCATCCTGATACGAAATTAAAAAAACATAAAAATCCGGTTCCTTATTTGGGCGGTCTGGCTGTCTATCTGGCATTTATCACAACACTGGTGGTATTCAAAATATGGGAAAGCAGCACCGTCATCGGGGTGGTGGGGGTGGTAAGCGGTACCAGCCTGATTGTTATATTGGGACTGATTGATGATAAATTCAAGCTTTCGCCGGCTGTCAAATTTATCGGCCAGACCATGGCGGCGTTGATTCTTATTGCTTGTAATATGCGCCTCCAGTTTATCCATCATCCGGGGATCTCGGTTTTTTTGAGTGTTCTCTGGGTGGTCGGGGTTACCAATGCCATGAATTTGATTGATATCATGGATGGCTTGGCCTCGGGAATTAGTATTGTTGCGGCAGTAATCTTTTTTGCGATTGCCATGGAAAACGGACGATTCAATGATATGTATATCACCGCTGCGCTGGGCGGTGCGCTGCTGGGTTTTTTACCTTATAATTTCCCCAAAGCAAAAATTTATCTGGGAGATACCGGTGCATTAATGCTGGGGTTTGTCCTGGCGTCGATTGCCATGGGTGAAAGCTACTCCAAAACAAATCCGTTGGCGGTTTTGGCGCCGATCTTGATTTTGGGTGTTCCCATCTTCGATACATTGTTTATCATGTTTTTGCGCCATCGTCGCGGCGTCTCCATGTTTCGCGGCAGCCCGGACCACCTGGCGCTGCGGATGGTCAAACTTGGATTGACCAAGCAAAAAACCGTATGGCTGCTTTGGGGAATTGGTTTGGGGCTGGGCCTGGTCGCGTATTTGACGATTCAAGTGCCGGTGCATTGGTCGCTAATGATTTACCTGACCGTTGGTTTGTTGGCATTGTTTACTGCCGAGCGCATGGGCAGTTTTTCCATGGAGAAAAAATAA